One window of Elaeis guineensis isolate ETL-2024a chromosome 11, EG11, whole genome shotgun sequence genomic DNA carries:
- the LOC140852375 gene encoding uncharacterized protein — MAPSKTIKEVQHLISKIASLNRFVFRSAERCLSFFKTLKQPRDFQWTTKCQKAFKELKQYLSSPPLPSKPQSGELFLYIAISPVAIGSILIQKEGQVQRPIYHTNKILHDAKTRYSKLEKLIFALVVTMRKLQPYLQAHTYRPRPSIKAQVLADFIFECTIPNGEGARATGSSKKGKNSGSNESSRGEEVDIGSNPEKLWTLHVDGSSSAMRAGAGLILTRPERKMARYALRFDFPAINNEAEYKALLSDLRVAKKRGPSI, encoded by the exons ATGGCGCCATCGAAGACTATCAAGGAAGTGCAGCACCTTATTAGTAAGATCGCCTCACTCAATCGCTTTGTCTTCAGATCGGCCGAGAGGTGTCTCTCTTTCTTTAAAACCCTCAAACAGCCAAGAGACTTCCAGTGGACCACCAAGTGCCAGAAAGCATTTAAGGAGTTGAAACAGTACCTCAGCTCTCCACCGTTGCCCTCGAAGCCTCAGTCTGGTGAGTTGTTTCTGTATATCGCCATCTCCCCTGTCGCAATCGGCTCAATCCTGATTCAGAAAGAAGGACAAGTACAAAGGCCTATATACCACACCAACAAGATCCTCCATGATGCAAAGACCAGATATTCTAAACTTGAAAAGTTGATTTTTGCACTGGTCGTCACAATGAGGAAGTTGCAGCCTTATTTGCAGGCTCATACG TACCGTCCACGGCCTTCCATCAAGGCCCAAGTGCTGGCAGATTTCATCTTCGAGTGCACCATTCCAAATGGAGAGGGCGCGAGGGCTACAGGGAGCTCGAAAAAAGGGAAGAACTCAGGATCCAATGAAAGCTCGAGAGGCGAGGAGGTGGACATAGGATCTAACCCAGAGAAGCTCTGGACGCTGCATGTTGATGGCTCGTCAAGCGCAATGAGAGCAGGGGCTGGCCTCATTCTAACCAGGCCTGAAAGAAAGATGGCGAGATATGCCTTACGCTTTGACTTCCCTGCCATTAATAATGAGGCGGAGTATAAAGCTCTACTTTCTGACCTCAGAGTAGCGAAGAAGCGGGGGCCCAGCATCTGA